Proteins encoded in a region of the Carassius carassius chromosome 49, fCarCar2.1, whole genome shotgun sequence genome:
- the LOC132132686 gene encoding immediate early response 3-interacting protein 1-like — MAFTLYALIQTAILFTNAIAVLHEERFLSKIGWGAEQSIGGFGDEPGIKAQLLNLIRSVRTVMRVPLIAVNAVCIVLLLLFG, encoded by the exons ATGGCGTTCACTCTGTACGCGCTGATTCAAACAGCGATATTATTCACTAATGCCATTGCAGTGCTCCACGAAGAGAGGTTTCTCAGTAAAA TCGGCTGGGGAGCAGAGCAGAGTATTGGAGGTTTTGGAGATGAACCCGGCATTAAAGCACAACTTCTGAACCTTATTCGCTCCGTCAGGACTGTCATGAGAG TACCTCTAATAGCAGTAAATGCAGTGTGTATCGTCTTATTATTACTGTTCGGATGA
- the LOC132132154 gene encoding sigma non-opioid intracellular receptor 1, with product MSLLRVILKTVLVLGFLVLSVQFIRYWMANKQYVFTKEDVARLAKQYAGQDHEQAFSKVVLELRKRYPGHILPDEDLQWVFVNAGGWMGSMCLLHASLTEYVLLFGTAVDTGGHSGRYWAEISDTIISGMFRQWKEGSTKSETYYPGDTIVHEVGEATSVQWSAGTWMVEYGRGFIPSTLGFALADTVFSTQDFLTLFYTVRVYVKGMILEASTFLTETGVL from the exons ATGTCTTTattaagagttattttaaaaacggTGTTGGTTCTTGGTTTTCTGGTGTTGTCTGTTCAGTTTATAAGATACTGGATGGCAAATAAACAGTATGTCTTTACAAAAGAAGACGTTGCCAGGTTAGCCAAACAGTATGCAG gccaGGACCACGAGCAAGCCTTCTCTAAGGTGGTGCTGGAGCTGAGAAAGAGGTACCCGGGTCACATCCTGCCCGATGAGGACTTGCAGTGGGTGTTTGTGAACGCGGGCGGCTGGATGGGCTCCATGTGTCTGCTGCACGCCTCTCTCACAGAGTATGTGCTGCTGTTCGGGACGGCCGTGGACACAGGCGGACACTCAG GTCGCTACTGGGCAGAAATTTCAGACACTATAATTTCTGGGATGTTCAGGCAGTGGAAAGAAGGAAGCACTAAAAGCGAGACTTACTATCCAG GAGACACGATCGTACACGAGGTGGGAGAAGCCACGTCAGTGCAGTGGAGCGCCGGGACCTGGATGGTGGAGTACGGCCGAGGATTCATCCCCTCCACGCTGGGCTTCGCTCTGGCCGACACCGTCTTCAGCACCCAGGACTTTCTCACTCTGTTTTATACTGTACGTGTTTATGTGAAGGGTATGATCCTGGAGGCTAGCACTTTCCTCACTGAGACCGGCGTCCTCTGA